ACATTGGCTGAACTACATGATGTCTTTGTTTTTCCACAGGAAAATACGACTTGAGCTACATTGACCCTGTAGTCATAGGCAGAGGTGTCTTTGAGGTTATCAATGGCTTCATGTGTAAAGTGACGGACGCCATACAAGACATTCTTTGTAGTGTTTTGGACACTTTTTTGGATACTGTGAAAGGTATATATCCGTCATGTTTGGGCAAGAATGTCTCTGTGATGTTGTGGTTGGACTGCGTCATGTAAAGTCAGGAGCAAAAAATTTGTTGTTTCATTTAAACAGTACCAAAAATGACACAGTAACAGACTAAACCTTGACTGGAATGCACTTCCTTTAAAATCGTAGTATTTAGTATGAgatagtctgctaaatgactaaaactaTGTGTTAATGGTACTTCTAAACAGCTGCTCTTCAATGGGTGGGCTTTAACCCCATGATAATCGTGGAGACTGTCTCTGAATGGATGAGCCCACTTTGGGCATACTTATGGAACCTACTGCAAGGTAAAATGCAGTAGAACTTAGTGTAACTTTCTTAAATttagtttaaaaaaagttttctcCTTCCACTATATTTTTGTAACCTTCAAAACTTTCTATAACCttcaaaaacacaatttgcGTCAGTTTACTTTGACTACAATTAAAGTGTTTAAGGTGTTTTGTTCCACCGGCACATAACTTTCGGTTTGAATTCCATCCTGGGTTTTTCAGGCATCCTAGATGTGAAGTTCAGTCCCATGACGGTTCTCACTAGAACAGTGGACATAATCATTGAGCAGAAGAACATTCTTGTGGACTACCTCTCCCACTTGCTAATGGGAGACCAAGGTATTGTTTTGCCTTTGACTTTCCTTCAACGAacaacagtgtgtctgtgtgtaaatctatattgtatactgtacaagCAAAGAATGGAAAGCTTTACCGAATTTAGAGCTTGTTTAGAAGGAGATTTATACTTGCTATGGGATGACTTTTCATGAGGGCAGAAGCTAACCTGCTGATATTTCCAAGGGGTCATTCCAGACATATCCTTTGACCCGATGCAAGTGGTCACAGATGCCATGGTGGAGATCACAGACAAGAGGAACACATTTCTGGCTTATCTGTCAAACATGATCATGGATGACAAAGGTATATTCTTCACCAGATTACAATATTATTGATAATTGAATGTTGGTATGTCTTTTCTGGGGGTTAGTGGATGTTGTTAATTAATTCAACTGCTTCTTAAAACATCCACTTACCTCGAAACCCCTTCCCCCGTGCCACATGACACCATTCAGTTACAAAGCAATTCCTGTTAGTAATGTGAGTCGTAATGTTTTAACAATATTGACCTATATTAGTTAcgtggtagttaatgtaaccttaatgtagaGTGTTGCCAATGTCTGTTCACTTACTGTAGGTGAATCTACACCATCTGAGATACATCTTATTAGGAGGAAAGGTCAGTAGTATTAATTGCTTTTTTTCTAGCCTTGTTTTGGTATTAGTATTTGATCTAGACACATATCCTCGTAAAATGTTTTCTTGATTCTGCATATATCCACTGATTATTGTCTCTTTATCCAATCCAAGGAGAGTTTCTACCACCTTTGGAAAAAGGTAAGCACTGTTATTTGCCCAGTTTATGACAAAGTTTTACAAAACTTGCATTTGCCATAGATAATTTGGAATCGATCAATAGAAGTTATTTCTTATAGTTGGTTTGGTTAGATTGGTTTGGTTGTCCTGTTTGTGGCAGTTACATCACAATGAATGAAGAGTTGTGTTTGCCATCACATTTGCTGTCAAACATATTTTTATCTATTTAAGACTGAACTTGCATATACCGTACATTACTGATCAAATTCTATTTTCATTCATCACTACACATGACTGCATGGGCAAACATCTGTGAACCAAGTCAATTAATCCCTTTCTGTTTAATTTAGTGTGAAATCATAAATACGTCAAGGCATGgtcattattttatgttaatgccGTGGTACAAACAATATAATAAACACATGACTGTGTGGTTTTTGACTTGTTGACTGCATATGTTATGTTTCATTTCTGTCGCAGTTTGTTCATTAAAAAACGGTTTTGTGATAATCTTCTGGCATTCCATGATTTCTGCACTCATTTGCACTGACATTGGTGTGCATATCAGTATTAGAGTGTACTGCATGAAAGGTCTTTGTGAAATGTGAACCTGGAATTGCATTTCTCCTCATGTCTTCACATCGCTGTTCCCACTCCAGCATTTTTCCAGCAACTTCTCTTTAACTTACTGATGAGTGACACCTGTTGTGTTGGATGGAATGTATTTCTTATATATCTTTTCCTTGGAATCTTTCATTTGTTCCCGCAATACTGCCACATGTGGTATGCATACAGTACGTTCTCTACGACTAACTTTACAAAGGATCGTGTACATAGGTGTCCACGGTTACCATATTCACCTCCCTCCATAAATTCAGTGTCCTAAACCCTGTGTTTGCATCTGCAACCTCTCACCTGTGACGAATGCTAATGGTGTTGTGTGGGGAGTGATAGAAACCAGTGACAGATAAAATGACTTGATGACACAGTTGCAGAACTGACACACACCAAAGAAGAGGACAAGATCAGTGTTCCTTCAGAGACGGAGAAGGAGAAATACGATGCAGCATCCATGGAGGATGtgaaagaggcagaggaggaccatggtatttaaaaaatatatgtttactTGATATACTAATTTGGCTTGTATCGACGAGAATCAGCTTCTGACAAGATATAGAACATGCTTGAGTAAGACACTCAATGTTTTCCTATTACGTCACTGATGTAGACAAAGATGATGAAGGAAATAGAGATCATGGAGAACCACTGGATGAAGAAGTCTCTGATGGTGGCGGCATGGAGGCAGAGTTGCAGGAAGAGGATGCCGACGAGACCAAGAACACGGAACATAAGCAGAAGAGGAATGTCCGCATAACCTACGAGAGGGTACGAAGAATAGGCTCAAAGGCCCACTTGAAAAAGGATAAAGAGCAACCAGAAGAGACAGATCATCAAGTCaaggtagaggaagagaagatagaaggagaggtggtggaagaagagaaggaaccACAGGAGGAGGCCCAACCCTTAGAGAAGGCTGTTGAGGCAGAAGATGACCATCAGGatgaaggaagagaagaaactaagaaacaggaggaggagaaagagaagactgGGGATCTTCATTTCAAACACCAGGTGGTATTAGAAGCTGGTGGTGACCAGGAACAGGACATGACAGGCATTGAACAAGATAAGGAAGGAGAGCAGGCTGTCGTAGAAGaggcagaagaggagaaggaggcaaaggagcagaagaaagaggaaaagcCTGGGAAGGAAGAggcaaaggaggaggaggaaccagCAAATGAagaggtgaaagaggaggagaaggaagagcaaCCAGTGAAGGAAGACAAGGCTGCCATAGAAGaagtggtggagaaggaggagctgaagaaggagaagaaagaagaagagccTGCAAAGGAAGaggtgatgatggaggaggaggatccaATGAAGGAAGAGGTCtcaaaggaggaggaagaaaaggtggaggtgaagagggagaaggaagagaaggataaggagatagaggaagaagagaaacatGAGCCAGTGAATGAAGAGGATGATCACGTCGTCCTGACAACTGAAAAGCTTGATGCTGTTGACATCATGACTGGTATTGCatctgaagaggaggaggaagaaaaggaaacAACACCTCCTGTTACTGATGATGAAGATTACTCTGACATCATTGATGATgatgaaaacaacaacaacagcgaaAGCAAGAAAACAGAACCCAAACGGAAGAGGAATGTCCATATTCCTTATGAGCGAATAAGGAGTATCGGATCAAGGGCCCATCTCAAACTTGATGAAGAGGCCCCCAAGGTGGAAGATTACCAAGGCAAAGACACAAAGGATGACAAAGGTATAtagattttatataaaaaattgATAATTGAATGAGCAAAGATGATCAAAGATTGTCAAAGATTGTGCAGTAGTACaaatggtgagtgtgtgaacaAATGAAAGCATGCATTTTTGTTACCCATCTGTAACATTTGTTTCCAAGGAAAGTTGTTAATCTTAAATGGCTGTCAGTAGCATAGCTATGCTAGTTTTGGTGACAAGttagttaaaataaatatttgttttgACTGTTGAGTTTGCGCAACTAACATTTTGGACTTGACGTTTTAGTGCATACACTTACAAATGTTTATTTCAAAGATTAAAGTGTAAAAAGGCTCAACATGATATATTTAATATCAGTGTTAGCCATTTTCATGTTTGGGACATGACATTCTAATATGACCTATAAATAGAACATTAGTTAAATATGAGTTCTGAGTTGGAATCTTTCCACGAAAATCCATGAGCTTACTGTCCAACCTTTAATGGTTCATGACATAGTTTTCTCAGACAATTAATAAAGTATACTGTAAATTTGACTAAATCATTACAGAATTGTTTTGATTGAGAGTCGTATAGTGACTTTGATTACCTAGgtcgtttttttaaacaaaatattattttaCCTGTGGTGTGAATAACAGAAGGGAAACAACATCTTGGATGAAACCTTGAAGTACACACATAGCCTTTCAAAAGCTACAGTGTTGTGTTCATCCAGTGTCTTgacacactgcaaaaaaaaatgttttatcacTCAGAACAACCCCACTTTGCAACACTACTGTGCCAAATACAGCAGCATCCAATCCAATAGCTGCAATATGATTTATGAACTTCAaatcaatttattttattttttatcacagtTCCTTGTCATATTTTATGTGTATTCATATACTACAGTAACATTGATGTGATTACTATGGAATTTAACTATAATAGTTGATGCCTTAAGTATCCTTTAACTTTGTATGCATGTACTTCGAATGATTCCCAGAACTACATGGTTATTATATCACCTAACCCTGCCTATGGTTAGAATCAGCAGAGTTCTTCTGCTGAATAAACGTACATGTATGTTATGTAGTTCTCAGGGAATCAACAGAAAGACGAGCAAAACAAGAGGTAGAGGAGGTTCTTAAAGGTAAGAAAGACTAGTTTCCCCATTTCATGACAAAAGCTGCAGTGCCAAAATATTTTTCATCTGATACCAAACACATGTATTATCTTATGGTGTTTGTTGTTGCTTATAGATCTCAGGGCTGCACAGGTCAGAAAATTGGAGAGAGTGCAAAGGAGGAAAGAGaatgaagagaaaaaagagaaacctGTGAAACTCGAGAGAAAgtctgagaaagagaaggaggaagagcttTCTGAGGAAAAGATTGAAGAGGCTAAGACCAGTGTGAAAAAGGCAGAAAAGCTACAGCCTAAAGGTAATATGCTGTACCTTGGCATTTTCTACTGTATTAAAGTGTCTTTCAGGATGCTATGAGATTTCTGCTGCATATGCTATACATGATGTTGTGCAGCACTGTGGACAAGTAATCCAAGTGTCATATTACACTTAATTTAATGACTTGTCCGTTGCTTTGCTTATACAGGATGTGCTGCTGCATGCACTTCCAGTCCACTTCCATTTTTAACATTATGaatcacatgacacacacacacacagacacatacaaacacatgtacacacacaaatacactggcacataatttatttttaaacaatGTTTGTTATTTCATAAAACAGATGAACTTCTGAAGAAGTCTGCCGAAGAAATAAAAGCAGTGAACGAGACTGGGCCTCTGAGGAGGAGATTTGCTCACCAGACTAAAATTACAGGTGGGCCGTCAAGACACTGTGTGGAAATACAATCATGTTTGACGTGAGCTAGGACTGAAATTGAGTAGGCCTACGTACGGTACATCATGTCAATAAATGTACTTAATTGTTATTTAAAGTTAAAATAAAATCAAAAACTGAAAAGGAGATGGAGGATGTTGTTGGACAACTTTTTGCATATCTATTCCATCACATTTTATCTATGTATTGTTATTTTCATGCGTGTCAATTCATTACTGTCCTCTGCTTAAACTACAGCCACTGAACCCAAGATGACAGTCAAGGAGTTGAAGGATGTGAAGGCCTACAAAACAGAGTCTGACAAGAAAGAGGTGAAGTCCGAGATGGAAGCCATCAAGATTGATGAGGAGGTGAAGCCAGAGAAAAAAGTGTTTGGCAAAAAAGTGGTAAAGGCCAAAAAGGAGGTTGAGGCCAAAGTGACATCAGAGAAAATAGAGGCTCACAAAAAAGAGACCAAGGCTGACAAGAAAGAGGTGAAGCCCGAGAAGGAAGCCATCAAGACTGATAAGGAGGTGAAGGCAGAGAAAGAAATGGTTGACAAAAAAGAGGTAAAGGCCGAAAAGGAGGTTGAGGCCAAGGTGACATCAGAGAAAATAGAGGCTCACAAAAAAGAGACCAAGGCTGACAAGAAAGAAGTGAAGCCCGAGAAGGAAGCCATCAAGACTGATGAGGAGGTGAAGCCAGAGAAAAAGGTGTTTGGCAAAAAAGTGGTAAAGGCCGAAAAGGAGGTTGAGGCCAAGGTGACATCAGAGAAAATAGAGGCTCACAAAAAAGAGACCAAGGCTGACAAGAAAGAGGTGAAGTCCGAGACGGAAGCCATCAAGACTGATAAGGAGGTGAAGGCAGAGAAAAAAGTGTTTGGCAAAAAAGTGGTAAAGGCCGAAAAGAAGGTTGAGGCCAAGGTGACATCAGAGAAAATAGAGGCTCACAAAAAAGAGACCATGGCTGACAAGAAAGAGGTGAAACCCGAGAAGGAAGCCATCAAGACTGATGAGGAGGTGAAGCCAGAGAAAAAGGTGTTTGGCAAAAAAGTGGTAAAGGCCGAAAAGGAGGTTGAGGCCAAGGTGACATCAGAGAAAATAGAGGCTCACAAAAAAGAGACCAAGGCTGACAAGAAAGAGGTGAAGCCCGAGAAGGAAGCCATCAagactgaggaggaggtgaagccaGAGAAAAAAGTGGTTGACAAAAAAGAGGTAAAGGCCGAAAAGGAGGTTGAGGCCAAGGTGACATCAGAGAAAATAGAGGCTCACAAAAAAGAGACCAAGGCTGACAAGAAAGAGGTGAAGTCCGAGACGGAAGCCATCAAGACTGATAAGGAGGTGAAGGCAGAGAAAAAAGTGTTTGGCAAAAAAGTGGTAAAGGCCGAAAAGGAGGTTGAGGCCAAGGTGAcatcagagaaaaaagaggcTCACAAAAAAGAGATTGAGgctgaaaagaaagaaatgaagcCTGAGAAGGAAGCCATCAAGACTGAGGACGAGGTGAAGGCAGAGAAAAAAGTGGTTGACAAAAAAGTGGTAAAGGCCGAAAAGGAGGTTGAGGCCAAGGTGACATCAGAGAAAATAGAGGCTCACAAAAAAGAGACCATGGCTGACAAGAAAGAGGTGAAACCCGAGAAGGAAGCCATCAAGACTGATGAGGAGGTGAAGCCAGAGAAAAAGGTTTTTGGCAAAAAAGTGGTAAAGGCCGAAAAGGAGGTTGAGGCCAAGGTGACATCAGAGAAAATAGAGGCTCACAAAAAAGAGACCAAGGCTGACAAGAAAGAGGTGAAGCCCGAGAAGGAAGCCATCAagactgaggaggaggtgaatcCAGAGAAAAAAGTGGTTGACAAAAAAGAGGTAAAGGCCGAAAAGGAGGTTGAGGCCAAGGTGACATCAGAGAAAATAGAGGCTCACAAAAAAGAGACCAAGGCTGATAAGAAAGAGGTGAAGCACGAGAAGGAAGCCATCAAGACTGATAAGGAGGTGAAGGCAGAGAAAAAAGTGGTTGACAAAAAAGAGGTAAAGGCCGAAAAGGAGGTTGAGGCCAAGGTGACATCAGAGAAAATAGAGGCTCACAAAAAAGAGACCATGGCTGACAAGAAAGAGGTGAAGTCCGAGACGGAAGCCATCAAGACTGATGAGGAGGTGAAGGCAGAGAAAAAAGTGTTTGGCAAAAAAGTGGTAAAGGCCGAAAAGGAGGTTGAGGCCAAGGTGACATCAGAGAAAATAGAGGCTCACAAAAAAGAGACCATGGCTGACAAGAAAGAGGTGAAACCCGAGAAGGAAGCCATCAAGACTGATGAGGAGGTGAAGCCAGAGAAAAAGGTGTTTGGCAAAAAAGTGGTAAAGGCCGAAAAGGAGGTTGAGGCCAAGGTGACATCAGAGAAAATAGAGGCTCACAAAAAAGAGACCAAGGCTGACAAGAAAGAGGTGAAGCCCGAGAAGGAAGCCATCAAGACTGATGAGGAGGTGAAGCCAGAGAAAAAGGTGTTTGGCAAAAAAGTGGTAAAGGCCGAAAAGGAGGCTGAGGCCAAGGTGACATCAGAGAAAATAGAGGCTGACAAAAAAGAGACCAAGGCTGACAAGAAAGAGGTGAAGCCCGAGAAGGAAGCCATCAAGACTGATAAGGAGGTGAAGGCAGAGAAAAAAGTGGTTGACAAAAAAGTGGTAAAGGCCGAAAAGGAGGTTGAGGCCAAGGTGACATCAGAGAAAATAGAGGCTCACAAAAAAGAGACCAAGGCTGACAAGAAAGAAGTGAAGCCCGAGAAGGAAGCCATCAAGACTGATAAGGATTTGAAGGCAGAGAAAAAAGTGGTTGACAAAAAAGAGGTAAAGGCCGAAAAGGAGGTTGAGGCCAAGGTGACATCAGAGAAAATAGAGGCTCACAAAAAAGAGACCAAGGCTGACAAGAAAGAGGTGAAGCCCGAGAAGGAAGCCATCAAGACTGATGAGGAGGTGAAGCCAGAGAAAAAGGTGTTTGGCAAAAAAGTGGTAAAGGCCGAAAAGGAGGTTGAGGCCAAGGTGACATCAGAGAAAATAGAGGCTCACAAAAAAGAGATCAAGGCTGACAAGAAAGAAGTGAAGCCCGAGAAGGAAGCCATCAAGACTGATAAGGATTTGAAGGCAGAGAAAAAAGTGGTTGACAAAAAAGAGGTAAAGGCCGAAAAGGAGGTTGAGGCCAAGGTGACATCAGAGAAAATAGAGGCTCACAAAAAAGAGACCAAGGCTGACAAGAAAGAGGTGAAGCCCGAGAAGGAAGCCATCAAGACTGATGAGGAGGTGAAGCCAGAGAAAAAGGTGTTTGGCAAAAAAGTGGTAAAGGCCGAAAAGGAGGTTGAGGCCAAGGTGACATCAGAGAAAATAGAGGCTCACAAAAAAGAGACCAAGGCTGACAAGAAAGAAGTGAAGCCTGAGAAGGAAGCCATCAAGACTGATAAGGAGGTGAAGGCAGAGAAAAAAGTGGTTGACAAAAAAGAGGTAAAAGCCGAAAAGGAGGTTGAGGCCATCAAGGAGTCAAAATCCATTAAGGTAGTTAAGCCCAAAGTGACAGCAGAGAAAAAAGAGGGTGACAAAAGAGAGGTGAAGGCCGACAAGAAGCCGGTGAAGGCTGAAAAGGAGGTGATGCCCAAGAAAAAACAAGCTGACCAAAAAGAGGTGAAGGTTGAGATGAAGGAGGTGAGGGCCGAGAAGGAGGGGAAAGTCCCAAAAGGGTCGAAGGCCGACATAAAGCCTACTTTGAAAAAGGCCGATCTTGATGTCAAAGAAACAGGTTAGATCCCTCTACACATCTATGAACACTGATACTTAAATGTGTCAAATAAATCATAAACATATTCTTGTAGTTAAAGTAGGTTTCACAAGGCTCCCATGCTTATCAtacaaaatattatgttgaagtTATGTAGAATTAATTATTAGCCTGATCCTCTGCATCGTCACAACTTTTTTGGGCTTCTAGACGATCCACCTAGAACAATACTTGTCCAGACAAAGGAAGACAAAGAGATCAAACTTCCAAAAGAGAAGGCACCTTATGTTGTTAAGAAAGAAGGTATAGTTTGCCACATTTTTGAGTATATTGCTGGTTTCTCGTAAAACAAAATGGCCTTACTATTGAACATAGTACAGTATGCGAAACAAGTATGTTTTAACGACTTAGCTTGCTTGATGACTAGCACCGTCTGAGACATAATCAAAAAATAAAAACCAGTAttaaaaaagcttttaaaaaacTATATAAATCATACCCAACATACCATAGGCCTATGCCGTACTTTACTATAAAGCAGTTTATATTGTAAAGTATAAGCAGTGCCTTGAACGTTGGCTTTTTGATGTCCATTTGATGTTTTTAGCATAGAAACCTGCAATCAACATCTACTATGTACTCTGACAGTGCCTCTTCTGTTATTTCACTCAATCTTCTGATGATACTGAAATTAACAACCAGGCCTAATTAACAACGTTAGTTTTTCTGTATCATAATCTGCGTAATTTTTTTTTGAGCTTTACACTTGAAAATAATTTGCCTTTTAAATGCAAGTGATTTCAATTTGACAAACTGAAATTTCCTTAATTGCTGAAATAATACTATTAATATTAAATAGGTGCAACTAAAATGGCAGTAGTGAAAGAGGCgaaggaaaaaaagacagaTTGCAAAAAACATTAATCCCAAAAAATTGTGGATTGTTGATTTGACTATTAACCCgttaaaaatattattatatatgataTGCATGTAAATGTATGTCTATTTTCCTATAAGCTAAGGCTACAAACCCTACTTTAGATTCCTCTGAAAAAATAGATATTTTGAGTGGAAAATATGGATTCCAATGTTTTAAAATTTTACTTTTACTGTTACTGTTTAGAAGCAGAAATCGTTAAAGAAAGGACCAAAGCTTCTCCTGCAAAGAAAGGTATCAAATTCCTACAATTTTCCTGTATTCCTTGTAATGTTATGTCACTTGTCACTTATGCAGTATTTGTGGTATTTTCTTTTACTTATAATAGAAGTTGAAGTTGACAAAAAGGCCAAACCTTCTCTAGCTAAGAAAGGTATACAACTGTTTTACTTTTTTATGtgatttaaatgtaaattaatttaATTTGAAATCAAATTCAAATGATCATTTTGTTTAGATACGGAACCTGCAGAACCAACTAAAGTTCCCAAACCAACTCCTCCAAAGAAGGGTAAGAAGGATTTATTTAGACAATATACGATTTTAATTTTATGGATGTGAATGGTGATGACACAGCAAAAAAGTTATTTATTGTGTAAAGAATAGTCTGATGTAAAACCAAATTTGTCTCATCCAGAAACTGAAATTATCAAAGAAAAGACTTTATAAACTTTAAAAAAGAAATTCACAATTCCATTCTGCTGtacacatttatgtatttcaAATCTTGTTTCACTTACAGTCATAATTTTATTTAGAGGTTAAAGCTGTGAGATTAATAACATTCAAGTTGGCTATAATATGTGACAGAAGATGTAACACTtttatcattttattttatgaACTAGAAGCAGAACCTCCAAAAGAGAAGGCCAAGAAGGCAGGTCCTTCTATAAAaggtacacattcacacatttatTTAGTCCTTCAATTTAACCAATGTAGGCTTTCAAACAGCAAACAAACAACCCTTGATCCTATTCAATATCGAAATATACTGCCTTTGGTAACATGAATGTTTGGTGTTGCAGAGACTGCTGCTTCTAAAGAGAAGACCAAGACAGTTGTTGAAAAGAAAGGTAAGACCTTTTAAATTTCACATGTATCGATTAATCATTTTGCAATCTCAGTGCATCACATCAAATCTACTATTCAACGTGCATCTACCATTAGTCCAGTGGTAATGGTTGAGCTTACACATTTGTATGTTATTTTGACAGAGCAAGAGGGCACCCACAAGAATGCTTCTCTTACCAAGGAGAGGGTGAAAGTAGTGCCAATGAATAAAGGTATTCCTTTTTCTTCCCGCTCATAATACCTAACATGTTGAAAGTGATGTCAGTTACTGTTAAAAGTTACTATTAATTGCTGTAGAATACATATACAATGTAGACTAGAGTAAAGTAGGCAGACGTACTAGAGCAGTTGCTATGGTAGCCATTGCTTTGTATCTCTACATTGGCAAACTTGAACAATTTCACTGAACATGTTTTTGGCTGAAGAAACATTGTAACATTTATCCGTCTTAGATCTTGAAGTTACTAAAGAGAGGCCAAAACCAACTACAATGAAGACAGGTATAGTAGAGTATACTgtttacatttaaatatttgtatgtttatttttGCTGAAGGAGGCATTAaagcatactgtactgtatatcctTGTAGAAGCTGTCACATCAAAGGAAAAATTAAG
The Osmerus mordax isolate fOsmMor3 chromosome 9, fOsmMor3.pri, whole genome shotgun sequence genome window above contains:
- the si:ch211-266g18.10 gene encoding axoneme-associated protein mst101(2) isoform X15, with the translated sequence MEAAAPQADGHTRETEHMSSPPKAPGFWLLRTLSFSVELLVALAFLLCWIGAGVMMFEIVEYKGVTDIQEIVMDPMKAINEAVDDISNLFNGAQELVPELDPMTAINFATEEITDAKEEFVSYLSDEEGNFYLSYIDPVIIGRGAFEATNDLMCEAGSAIQDTLCAVFDTILDLLKGKYDLSYIDPVVIGRGVFEVINGFMCKVTDAIQDILCSVLDTFLDTVKAALQWVGFNPMIIVETVSEWMSPLWAYLWNLLQGILDVKFSPMTVLTRTVDIIIEQKNILVDYLSHLLMGDQGVIPDISFDPMQVVTDAMVEITDKRNTFLAYLSNMIMDDKGESTPSEIHLIRRKGEFLPPLEKVLRESTERRAKQEVEEVLKDLRAAQVRKLERVQRRKENEEKKEKPVKLERKSEKEKEEELSEEKIEEAKTSVKKAEKLQPKDELLKKSAEEIKAVNETGPLRRRFAHQTKITATEPKMTVKELKDVKAYKTESDKKEVKSEMEAIKIDEEVKPEKKVFGKKVVKAKKEVEAKVTSEKIEAHKKETKADKKEVKPEKEAIKTDKEVKAEKEMVDKKEVKAEKEVEAKVTSEKIEAHKKETKADKKEVKPEKEAIKTDEEVKPEKKVFGKKVVKAEKEVEAKVTSEKIEAHKKETKADKKEVKSETEAIKTDKEVKAEKKVFGKKVVKAEKKVEAKVTSEKIEAHKKETMADKKEVKPEKEAIKTDEEVKPEKKVFGKKVVKAEKEVEAKVTSEKIEAHKKETKADKKEVKPEKEAIKTEEEVKPEKKVVDKKEVKAEKEVEAKVTSEKIEAHKKETKADKKEVKSETEAIKTDKEVKAEKKVFGKKVVKAEKEVEAKVTSEKKEAHKKEIEAEKKEMKPEKEAIKTEDEVKAEKKVVDKKVVKAEKEVEAKVTSEKIEAHKKETMADKKEVKPEKEAIKTDEEVKPEKKVFGKKVVKAEKEVEAKVTSEKIEAHKKETKADKKEVKPEKEAIKTEEEVNPEKKVVDKKEVKAEKEVEAKVTSEKIEAHKKETKADKKEVKHEKEAIKTDKEVKAEKKVVDKKEVKAEKEVEAKVTSEKIEAHKKETMADKKEVKSETEAIKTDEEVKAEKKVFGKKVVKAEKEVEAKVTSEKIEAHKKETMADKKEVKPEKEAIKTDEEVKPEKKVFGKKVVKAEKEVEAKVTSEKIEAHKKETKADKKEVKPEKEAIKTDEEVKPEKKVFGKKVVKAEKEAEAKVTSEKIEADKKETKADKKEVKPEKEAIKTDKEVKAEKKVVDKKVVKAEKEVEAKVTSEKIEAHKKETKADKKEVKPEKEAIKTDKDLKAEKKVVDKKEVKAEKEVEAKVTSEKIEAHKKETKADKKEVKPEKEAIKTDEEVKPEKKVFGKKVVKAEKEVEAKVTSEKIEAHKKEIKADKKEVKPEKEAIKTDKDLKAEKKVVDKKEVKAEKEVEAKVTSEKIEAHKKETKADKKEVKPEKEAIKTDEEVKPEKKVFGKKVVKAEKEVEAKVTSEKIEAHKKETKADKKEVKPEKEAIKTDKEVKAEKKVVDKKEVKAEKEVEAIKESKSIKVVKPKVTAEKKEGDKREVKADKKPVKAEKEVMPKKKQADQKEVKVEMKEVRAEKEGKVPKGSKADIKPTLKKADLDVKETEAEIVKERTKASPAKKEVEVDKKAKPSLAKKDTEPAEPTKVPKPTPPKKEAEPPKEKAKKAGPSIKETAASKEKTKTVVEKKEQEGTHKNASLTKERVKVVPMNKDLEVTKERPKPTTMKTEAVTSKEKLRSAASIKEAGVSHRNVSLTKERVKVVPREAEAPKQKTKPAAPEKETLLKEKTKTSSSKKVLEVPKEKVKTAPVKKEPEVLKEKAVKEEQDVAKEKAKPAPAKKEPDAPKSKTKQESVKKESETLRREEKEKAKTAIKKDTAKTKTRSKTRVPMKKEAEFSHRNISLTKERVKVVALKKVVLEPEATKDKAKPTALKKEPTAKKEKAKSVFVKKDPEATKVVKSAPAEKGTFSHLAAIKPKERVVPPVLRKADISRQKVKSVARKKEPEAQKEKSKSTATKKEPVTMKELKAANIKKGDTKENVKPTSTVTADPVESDNLSTEDEMPYFQCFFVDEDDVQYPFYPFSPLQM